A window of [Clostridium] innocuum genomic DNA:
TACCCCTGCACTTGTCCCAATACGCAACGCTCCACTGGAAACCATTTTTTTGAATGTACGTGCATCCCGTATTCCTCCGGAGGCTTTTACCTTGACTGCGGTACCGACACACCTGCGCATCAGTGCCACATCCTCTGCAGTAGCTCCTGCGCTTCCAAAGCCGGTTGAGGTTTTCACAAAATCCGGTTTGACAGCCACCGCAATTTTACACATCTGTTTGATTTCATCCTTTGTCAGATAACAGGTTTCCAAAATGACCTTGCACAGCTTTCCATTGTTTCTGCATACCGTGACGATTTGCTGCATTTCCTCTTTTACATACTCCCAGTTTCCGGCCTTAACTTCAGTTAAATTGATCATGTAATCAATTTCATCCGCTCCGTTTTGTATGGCATCCTCCGCTTCAAACACCTTGGCAGCGATTGTTGTCTGTCCCAGCGGAAAGCCGATTGCAGCTCCCACATGAACATCACTGTCCCGTAAGTATTCCGCACATAATGCGGTTTGTGAGGAATTGATGGCTGCCATCGCGAAATGATATTCTCTGGCTTCCTTACACAGCTTTTCCATCTGTTTGCGTGTTGCATCTGCTTTGACATAGGTATGATCAATCATCCCTGCCAGCTCTTCTACTGTCCATCGTTTCATAAGTATCTCCTATCCAGAAAAGTCCTGCCTTTTCTTATTGATATATCACACCCCTGTTGTTACCTAGAAGGAAGGGGGATCCTGTAGATGAAATGCTTACTTCAATGCGATATGCTGATTTCAATTCTTATAAATCTAAGCATTTTACTTCGCCAGCATAATTACGCAGGTTTTCTTATAAAAAGCAATCCCATATCCTATAATATCCGTATATCCTCTTTCCTGTAAACCATCGATATAGTTCATTTCCCTGATCTGATGACATGCTTTTTGTGCGGTTATTTCTATATCCTTTTCTTTTGTTGCAACCTTAACTTCAAGCACAAGTCCTCTTTTTTTCTTATAAGCCGGTAGTACCATGATATCACTACGGCCATTACCGGTTTCCTGATTGGATACGATTTGATAATCACTGAGCATACCGACCAACATTCCATGATAAAATTTTTCATCATAATCGAAATAGCTTATGGATTTAAACAATATGGTATTCAAAACTTCATTTGCGGTTTCCACATCTTCTTTCATGAATGCATCAACCAATGTTCTGCTCTTTGCTTTAACCTGCTCCTGAAACCATTCTTCAAATATCAAGGTATAGATTCGGTTGATTTCCTTATTCGGTATCATAAGCTGATATACTGCTTTATCTTTATCGACACACGCTATCGCTTTCAGATAGCCTGTGAACAGCAGAAAACTGTAAATGTTGTTTATCTGATCCATCTCACGATAGGTTAGTTCATATCTTACCGTTTGTGTAATCCTTCCACCAGATGTCAGCGTATCAAAATCCGTTCTCATTTGTGAATCGGCTTTCTGAATGTATTGATATATAATATCATTCCCACTCGTATTCGCCCAGAAAGATTCCGGTACATCATTTCCCTGCAGGATTTTCAGCACATATTTCAGTACGCTCCATGGATTGTATATCTCTTTGTTTCCAAACAGATAACCGTCACGCCA
This region includes:
- the deoC gene encoding deoxyribose-phosphate aldolase, producing MKRWTVEELAGMIDHTYVKADATRKQMEKLCKEAREYHFAMAAINSSQTALCAEYLRDSDVHVGAAIGFPLGQTTIAAKVFEAEDAIQNGADEIDYMINLTEVKAGNWEYVKEEMQQIVTVCRNNGKLCKVILETCYLTKDEIKQMCKIAVAVKPDFVKTSTGFGSAGATAEDVALMRRCVGTAVKVKASGGIRDARTFKKMVSSGALRIGTSAGVSIVRELQTEAFKHSGYIAIPEEY